Part of the Bdellovibrionales bacterium genome is shown below.
TCGTTTCCGGACTTACCCATGCCCCCAAATGGCAATTTTGAACTGGCACCATTTGTTGTTCGATTCCAATTCAAGAGCCCCACGCGAGCCTCCAAAAGAGCCCTTTCATAAAGTGATCGGTCTTTACAGAACATTGCCAATACCAGTCCGAACCCTCCGGAATTGTTTATTTCCATTGCTTCCTCAAAATCTCCAACTTTGTAAACAGCCACGTTTGGACCAAATATCTCGCTTTTTTGATAAACCGATTTGCTGTCCAGCTTCTCAACCAGATTGATGCTAGGAGTAACGTAATAGCCAGGATGATTCAACTCCAGGACCTTTCCTCTCATCATGCTTTCCGCGCCCTCACGTTTAGCGATTTCTTGAAACCGAATATAATTGTCTACCGAATCTGAACTGATGAGCGGACCCATGAACGGGTTATCCCTCCAATAGCCAATACTCAGTTTTTTAGCATGACGATAGAATTGATCCAGAAACTTATCGTAAATATCCTTATGCAGAATAACTCTGCTCGTGCCACTGCAGCGCTGTCCCGTTGTTAAAAAAGCACCCAAAAGGGTTTCGTATACGCTTTTCTTGAGGTCAGCATCTTTCCAAACGAGGGTTGAATTTTTCCCACCCATTTCTAAAGCAAGAATTTTCCAATAGTGATGAATGGTATCTTGTTTTATCTTTAATCCCACCTCATATGATCCTGTAAACAAAACTCCATCTACCAACTCATGGCCTGCAAGCCGCTTCCCTGTGTCCCCCCTGCCTTGAATCAAATTAAAAACGCCATTTGGAAATCCTGCCTTTTTGAAGATCTCAGCCATCAGCTGTCCAGTGGCAGGTGTTTTATCTGAGGGTTTAAACACAATTGTATTGCCCGTTGCAAGCGCTGGAACAATATGTCCGTTTGGTAAGTGCGCTGGAAAATTGAATGGTCCAACAACTGCCATCACTCCGCGCGGTTTATATTTTATAAACCCATCCACCCGAGGAAGAGCATTTTCAACTTTTTCATCCTGGACCAGCTTAAGAGAATGATTGAGAGTGATGTCAATCTTACTCGATAGAGCTTTGCTCTCATTGCGGGCTTCCCAGAGGGGCTTTCCCGTTTCTCGAGCAATCACTTCCGCCATTTGTTCTTCGTGGGCAATATAGACCTCCTTCAATTTCAAAAGATATCCCAAACGATCCTGTAGCTTTAAATGGCACCATTCACGAAAGGCCTTTTTGGCCGCTCCACAAGCTTCATCCACATGGTCATTGCGAAAGGAAAGCTCAAGAGTCGTTTCCTTCAGATTCGCAGGACTCAGATTGGACCAGCTTCCGTCCGGTCGCTCCGAAATAAGGAATCGCCCATCAATAAAATCCCCTAAATACTTATGATTCACCTGAGTGGACATAGTTCCTCCGATTCAGTTCTAAACTGGCGATACGAAAATCTCAGCGCCCAACCTCAACTTCAAAGCAGACCAGGTTTTATCTGGAAAGTAAACTGCGTCTCCCTGTTGCGAATATGATGAAAAGCCACCCCTAAAGTCATGACCCTTACCAAATCCTACAACGCCGATCTTATCGAATAAAACTCGCTTCTTTTTTCCAACCAAAGCCATTTTTCCGTTCCTGATCAAGCTTACTTCGCTCACTTTAACGCCCAGATGGGGGCCCCCATCAAAGGGATCCACTTCATTTTTATATTTAAATCCGAGTTTTTCCAGCATGTGCAGTGCCGCTTGAGTTTCTTCCCCAACTCTCCCCAACACTAAGCGTGCTCTCGAATCTAGCAGGCACAGATAAATATCTTCCTCTGGAAAGAGACTGTGAATAAAATTATTATTCTGCTGGCTCAGGAGATCCGCTTCCTTATAGGGCATCCCCGTAAAACGACGTCCCAACGATTCCCAAAATTCACTTCTCCCCTCATCCGTCAAGGGCGGAGCCATTTCAGAATGCAGCTCGGTTTCAAAGCGATCAGGGCACATGGCTATATAGGCGAACCTTGTGAGGCTGACTATCTTGCCAACTTTTTCAGGTCGCCTACGATAGCTACGATCCACCACCAAACCACCAACTTCTGTTGCGCCATCCGTATTTACTCGCAATCTGAGAATTTGATGTATAAATCCAATTCCCAATTCCTGGCTAAAACGCTCTTTCTTGAGAACTTGAAAACTATAGTTTGGAGAAGTTGGAGTGCCCGTTTTGGCTACAATGAGGGAACTGGCCGAAATAAAGTTATTCTCAAGATCCTCCGCAACGAAAATATATTCAGCGTCAGCAATTTTCTTTTTTCCCCGAAAAGACAATTGGCTGTTTTCGATCTTCTTTGCCAGGATCTTTTTATCTGCAGGCAAATTAAGAAGAGTAAACTGACTCGCAAGTTCAAAAAGTGCCGCTAAATCATCCTGATTCGCCACCCTTACAACAAAATTCATAGACAAAACCTCTCAACCACTCCTCGGTAAAATCTCCTGGCTACATCCAAATCATCGAGACTGACAAATTCATTCGGAGCGTGTGAGTTTCCAATGCTTAGTCCTGGCCCAAAAACCAAGCACTCTATCCCTAGCCGTTGAAACACACTCGCTTCAGTACTCGCGGATAGTTTGCCAAAGTCCTCCGAAATTCCCTGAGCTGCCAAAGCCTCATGACAAATAGAGTTAAATTCCGATTTCAATGGAGCCACAAATGCTGCCTTGTAATCTCGAAGAATAAATTCAGCTCCGACCTGTTCGCACATGAGGCGTAGCTGACTGATCCATCTATCATAAACATCTTGAGAAACACTGGGAAGGAGCCGACAACTTCCTGTGATAAGGATTCCAACCTCCGAAGTTCGGATGGCTCCGATATTGAGTGAAGGGTAGGGATATGCAAATCCTTCGTCCTTATACATGAGAAATTCCTCATTTAGCTCCTTCACCACGCTCCAAATTTTCATTATTTTATTAACCACTGAATTCCTCAATCCTCCTACCAAATCAAATTCGAGATAAGCATTAGCTGGGATAGAATTATAGTTCAATCCACCATCTAGCTCCATAATCGCTATACCCTCAGGCAAATATTCCAAGAACTGAAACATCTTAACAATTGCGCTCTCTCCCAAATGTGGAACTGTTGAATGAGCGGCCTTGCCCGAAAAGATTTTACTTTGCGACGAGCTGCTCTCAAATGTATCATGGTCCAGGCGATATTTTCGTTCTTCCGCAGAAAAAGGGACCCGGACTTCGACGACTGCAAGCCCTTGACCTGAACCCATTAGGCGTAAACCAGTAGGTTCGCCAACCAAGGCATATTTAACTGCAACCTTCCTTTTGCGAATCAAGCGAATGGCGCCTGCCATGGCAGATTGAGCGCCATAAGTGCCAACTAACACAAATGATCGTTTAAGGTCGCGTCCGCATAATTCGCCTGTCGCAAACATTTTACATAGAAAATCCAGTTTGGTATCGGCGGAACCAAGGCCAAAAAGTTCGCGATTATAGATGCTTGCATTAAACGGATTGGCACCTGTTTTGGTCCACATGGAATAGATTCCGGGATCTACCGTATCCAAATGAGTTTGTAACATTAATTTATCTCGTGGAGGCCCACCGCGAGGAAAAAGAAGCAAGTTAGCTTGTTCAACACCGCCGAGTGACTCCATCTGGATATCTGCTCGAAAACCGAGATCCTTGCCGACCTCAGCAAGATAGTCCACTGCCGCCCTGACGTCTCCAGCAGGACTTGTGTCCAAGGAAATTAAATGACGGCAACACTGAATAAAGCTCAATTCATCTCCAAAATAGACTTCTCAATGATGGACCCGGCGTTAACAATATCTTCTTTCGTCATAATGGCCGGAATGAGAAATCTAAGCCGAAACGGACCTCGTCCGCAATTAAATGCAATAAGTCCATTGGCATAAAGCCTTTTGAGCAAATCTCCAACCCGTTCTTTGCTTCCATCTAAGGGGGTGACAGCCACCATGAGCCCCATCCCTCCCGCATCTTGAAGCTTTCCTTTGCAAGAAGTTTCATTGAGTCTATTTAACATTCCAATAAACTCTCGATGTATTTTTATGACTTTCCCCTCGGGTCCCATATAGCCCTCAGTATCCATGATTTCGAGAATTTTTAATCCAACTCTCAGCTCTACACTTGCGCCAGCAAATGTCCCTGCGATGAGACCGGGCTTTGGGTTCATGTCTCCCGTAAACAGAGTAGCGCCCGTCTGCAATGTTTTAGCGACCGTGCAAACGTCGATGTAATCTCCTATATCGAGGGTTTCAAAAGCAAAGAACTGTCCGGTACGACAGAAAGTCTGAACTTCGTCAGCCCAGATAGGGATTCCCTCCCTTTTACACTCTTCGAATAGAGGTATAAAAAATTCCCTTGGAGCCGCATTGTAACCGCCTTCTCCTTGCATAGGTTCAAACATGAATCCACAAATATCTTTTTTATTATTGGCAATGTGACTCTTCAAAATATTCAGAGCTGAGGTTCCGCTGGCAGGATTTTTTTTGTCGTAAAAGGGCAGTCTCAAAATTTCATCATAGGAGGGTAGCCCTTGTTTGAAGGAAGGGTTATCTGTTATTTCAGCCATCATCGTCGTGCGGCCGGCAAAAGCGGCATCGAAAGCCAAGATTTTGCGAGCGGGAGAAGTTTTCTGCCGACAGGCTTTCAGAGCGTTCTCGTTCGCCATCGATCCACTCGTCGTCACCCAGGCATGCTTCAAGCGGCTCTTTCGACCTGCGATTTCCACAAGCTTTCTGGAAATCTCACCGTACTCGACGTTGGGCTGGAGATTACCTTGAATTGTTACATCTGAAAGACTTCCCCAAAGGGCCGCCTCTATCAAGTCAGGGTGACTGTGTCCCATGAGATGAATGCCAATCCCGTTTATGAGATCCATTTTTACACTGCCATCCCGTAACTCTACGTAAGGACCACGACCCGCTCCCGATCCGATGTAAGGATAAAAAAGTTCACGTCCTCGATAGCGACCAAATTCCTCCACCAAATTCTTATAGGAAACTTCCAGATCCGGATCAGAATTTTTTGAATGGCTCACCTGAGAACAGGTCGTCCGAACTTCAGCTACCAGCTCCTGGATCATCTTCTTTATCCGAGATGATTTTTGAATACCCTCTCCAATAAGCATTTCAAACTACTCCCATTTTGTTTAACACAGTCCTCTGATTCTAATCGTGAGCACCGCTTAACAGCAAGATATGGCACACAGCCATGCAGCAAATTAGCAAAGACTCAATGGACATCTTCCACGCTTCTCTTTAAAATGGCCGGACATGCGAAAACATCCTTGGATTATTTTTTTGCTTATTTTTTTGGTCACTCCTGGGTCTATTCTTGGAAGCGAAGCTGAAATTAACAAGGATCTCTCCAGTTTAGAGACCTATCAGGCCGCTATTCAAAGTTACCAACAAGGTCAAATAGCCAAAGCTCAAGAGCAATTTTTTCTATCTTTTGAAAAATCACCCGACAATACCTTCGTCCTCTACAACCTAGGGCTGGCCGACTATCAACTTGGCAAATATGGCCGAGCTTTAGGCGCTTGGCGCAAAGCATTATATCTTGATCCAAATTTTTCATTGGCCAGAAGGGCAATTGCCACAGCAAATAAAGAAAAGGGACCGATTCAGTCGGATGCCCTCTCAAGCTGGGAAATCATACGCAAGGAAGTTATTTTGAAGTTTTCGCTGAATGAATCCTTGGCAGCAGCCGCAATTATGCTGCTTCTCGGAGGAATCTTCCTTATTCGATACTCAGCCCAAAGACGTCAGGCTTTTAAAATGGAATTGCCGCTGCCACCAACTCCCTATTTGGGCATACTATCTTCTGTGTTCTTTTTTCTTTTTGTGACACTTACTCTTTTTCGAGCAATCGATTATTTTTCCCCACGCGCAACGGTCATTTCAGGGCACATCGATATTCGTTCCGGACCTAGCGGTGATGATGCGAGTCTCTTCGAAATTTTGGAAGGCCACGAAGTTATTGTCAAAAAGGTCACCGGGGATTGGGTCCAGGTGGCTTATCCGGGAGGTCTCACCGGCTGGACTGAAAAATCTGTGCTCTTTCATCACTCTGGAAAAAAGCCATGGTAAACACCTTATGGGACAATATTTTTAAACGTTCGACGCAACAAAACGATATCGTTCGAGTCCTAAGTCGCAATTTTTTGTTCGAATCTCTCTCTCCCCGAGAACTGCGCTTTCTAAAAGAACTTGTTCACCTCAGAAGTTTCCATGCCGGGGAATCAATTTTTAAACAAGGAGAGCTGGGAATCGGTATGTATATCGTGGTGAGTGGTTCCGTTGATATTTTCGTGTCTGATCTGCAGCAAATTGAACCAGAGGCCTCTTCTGTGCATATCACCCGGCTCGGTCCAGACGATTTTTTCGGAGAGCTTTCGCTCGTAGAGGATAAGGGACGGCGAACAGCTACGGCTCTTGCCTGTGAAGAAACTAAACTCGTGGGATTTTTTAAACCGGATCTCATAGAGATCGCGGAAAGAAACCCGTCGACGGGCGTTCAAATTCTTTTTCGCTTGAGTGAAGTATTGGGACGACGTCTCAAGGAGACCTCTGACAAGGTCACTCGATTGAGGCAGGAAATTCAGACCTTCCATGAGCAGACAGATCAATGAAGGTTGCCAATAAAACTTCGATTCAGCTTCGCAGAGAAAATATCACACGGCTCTTGTTTTTTTTGGCGGCAGTCGGCCTCGTTTTCCTCGTTTTGATTATTGTCGAGAACCTGTTGTTGTCTACAGTTCTGGCCTTCGTATTCAGTTATTTACTCAGTCCTTTGGTGAATCGTCTTGAACGCCGCGGAGTTAATCGCACCCTATCTGTAACTCTCATCTTCGCTCTGGTGACATTGACTCTTGCCGTCTTATTGACTGCACTTTTCCCCTTTATTTCTGATCAAATGACTAGCTTTAAATCAGAGATCTCAATTTACATCGAAGGAATTGCCAGGCTCATCAAGGATAGCGAGGCAATATTTGTAAAGCTTTCTGGCACCTTTTTTAATATTGATATCAGCCAAAAAGTGGAGCTCACCCTGACCAGTTGGACGAGTTCTCTTTTTGATGATCTTCCTTCCATTCTACAGAAACTATTCACCACGCTTCTTTTGGCCCCATTTCTTACGTTCTTTCTTCTCAAGGACGGCAGGCGGTTTTCGAAAATTATCTTGTCATTGGTTCCAAATAACATTTTCGAAATGATTCTCAACCTTTACTCACAGGTTAATGATCAGATTGGCCAATTTGTTCGAGCTCGACTCATGGAATCCATTTTTGTTGGCTTATTGATGTGGATTGGCTTGTTCGCCATAGGAGCAAGGTATGCCTCCTTGCTGGCGGCATTTGCTGCACTTACAAACTTAATACCTTACGTCGGTCCTTTTATCGGAGCGGTTCCCGCGCTTGTCATGGCCGTGATCAATGGAGAGTCATCTCTTTTCTTTTTTTTGACGATTGTAGTTTATCTGATTACCCAGCTTGTTGATATGCTTTTCATCATCCCCTTGGTCGTAGCAAAGATAGTTGATCTTCATCCCGTAACTGTCATTCTAGCCATCATTGTTGGCGCCCAACTCATGGGAGTCTTGGGAATGATTATTTCTATTCCTGTCGCAAGCGCCCTGAAAGTGACAGTTACGAGCGTCTATGTGCATCTCGTAGGTTTTCGCAGCTAACTCACTAACTAATTGTAACTACCAGCTTTTGGCTTCATTCTGAAGCAAGCGCATGAAATCAAGCTCTCTCAGATTGAGACTATTGACTTCGTATGGGCCAAAACATTAGACTGCCGCAATGATGACAAAAAGTGGGGCTTTGGTGCCCATCCTTCTCGTTGGCATAATCTTCGGGTGCTCTTCGACTGATAAGATCAGCTCGGATACTCCCGAGGGAGCGTATGAAATTGGTCAGAAATTTGAAAAGGACGAGCGCTACGAAGAAGCCATCTCTCAGTATCAAGAGGTGGCAAATAAGCATCCCTATAACAAATTGGCTTTGGACGCCAAACTTCGCGTGGCGGACATCCATTTTAAACGTGAAAATTACATTGAGGCGCAGACGGCCTATCAGATGTTCAAGGATTTCCATCCTCGTCACCCCAGATCCGATTACGTGACTTATCAGTTGGCGCTCAGCTATTTTTTTCAACTCCCCGAAACGATCGATCGCGATCTTTCAATCGCGAACAAGGCCATTCTATACTTTGATGAGGTGGTGCAAAGCTATTCCAACGGAGAGTTTGCCCCAAAGGCCAAGGACTATAAAATCAAGTGTTTAAAAATGTTGGCCGACAAAGAACTTTATATAGCTGACTTCTATTTCATTCGCGATCAGTACGGAAGTGCTTTGGGACGATTTGAAGACCTCCTTGAAAAATATCCTGCGCTGGGATACGAGCCTCGCGCTCTCTACGGAGCTTCAGTCAGCGCCCATCATCTGAAGGACAATTCCAAGTTTCTCAAATACTATAAAATGCTCGTTTCCCAGCATCCAAACTCCACTGAAGCACAAAGGATAGAGAGAGAATTGGGCAATGACATTACAAAATAGCGACCATGATGATTTGTTAGTTACGGCCAAAGAATATTTCAAAATAAATAAGTATTCAGCCGCAGAGCCTATTCTCAATCAACTCATCCTGCGTGGGACCAAGTCCGCCGACATATTTCACATGTTAGGCACAATCTATTACGATCAAGGGAAATTTAATAAAGCCATTCGTGCCTTTCGAAGAGCATTGGAAATCGAGCCATCCTTCACTGATGCATCAATTGGTCTCAGTATCATCTTAAATGACCTTGGACGATATGATGAAGGACGCAAGGTATTTGAAGAAGCCCAGGTCATGCTTGACCGCCATAGGGCGGATTCTGATCCCTATATAAATGAAAAATTAGCTATAAAACACGATGAATTGGGTGAACTTTATTTTCGCTACAATCGCATCAAAGAAGGTCTTGACCAATACTATAAGGCACTTAGTCTTTCGAGTCGGAAGGCTGAACTCACCATGAAGATTGCCGAGTGTTATGTAAAACTGGAAGACTATGGAAGAGCCATCAAGGAACTGAATCTTATAGTCAGAGATTTTCCCGCTTTTAGCACAGCACGCGTGCGTCTGGGACAGTTGTACTACGATTCAGGACAAGTTCCTGAAGGCGTTGCTCAATGGGAATCCGTATTGCAGCGCGATCCTAGTCACACGGAGGCAACACGACTCCTGAGACAAGCCCAATCCGTTGAACTCACAAATAATTCCGACCTTGCAAGTCAATGAGGAACCATGAAAAAGCTTAGAGAGCGAATGATCCCTTTCATAACAGCCCAAGAAATTGATGCAATGGTGAGCCGTCTGGCTGAGGAAATTGAGGGAGACTACGAGAAGACTGAGCTTGTGATGATCTGCCCTCTGAGAGGATCAGTCCTTTTTGTCGCTGACCTAATGAGAAAAATTCGTTTGCCACAAACTATAGACTTTGTTCACCTCACATCACCAAAAGGCAAAGGTGTTAAGATTGTTAAGGATATTAACATTGATATCACTGGTCGCCATGTTTTGATTGTTGAGGAAATAATAGATGCTGGCCGTACTCTCAGCTTTCTTGAACAACGCCTTCTTGCCTCTCGTCCGGCCTCGGTAAAGATCGTAGCACTTTTGGATAAACCGGCGAGACGTGAGTTACCGATCAAACCCGACTATGTGGGTCGTACAATTGAGGACCGATTTGTCGTTGGGTACGGAATGGATTCAGAAGATCTCGGACGCAATTACCGAGACATTTATATTTACGCTCAATAAATTCTCTCAGGCTCAGGTCGTCATAAACTTGCCCACAAGCCCTCGGTGAATCTGTTGCATCCGAGACACGCGCAGTTGGCCAGTTTACAATCAATACGCAAAGGATACTCCCAATTCAAATACTGAATTTGCAGAGGAATTTGCTCCCCACAACGGAACATAGGCATCGAAATGAGCACCTAGCAGACGTAGGCTGCGTGTCCAAATTTCACGAAGGCCTTGTTGTTCATAGGTTATTCCAAAGCGCCCCTCCTGCCTTTTAGCCGCCGTGTGATCACTCAGCAGCTCATATCGACCGCCTTCAAAACGACGACCTGAAAAACGGTCTGCTTCCTTTCTCGAAAAAGAAAATCCGGTACGAACAAGCCAAGATG
Proteins encoded:
- a CDS encoding succinylglutamate-semialdehyde dehydrogenase — protein: MSTQVNHKYLGDFIDGRFLISERPDGSWSNLSPANLKETTLELSFRNDHVDEACGAAKKAFREWCHLKLQDRLGYLLKLKEVYIAHEEQMAEVIARETGKPLWEARNESKALSSKIDITLNHSLKLVQDEKVENALPRVDGFIKYKPRGVMAVVGPFNFPAHLPNGHIVPALATGNTIVFKPSDKTPATGQLMAEIFKKAGFPNGVFNLIQGRGDTGKRLAGHELVDGVLFTGSYEVGLKIKQDTIHHYWKILALEMGGKNSTLVWKDADLKKSVYETLLGAFLTTGQRCSGTSRVILHKDIYDKFLDQFYRHAKKLSIGYWRDNPFMGPLISSDSVDNYIRFQEIAKREGAESMMRGKVLELNHPGYYVTPSINLVEKLDSKSVYQKSEIFGPNVAVYKVGDFEEAMEINNSGGFGLVLAMFCKDRSLYERALLEARVGLLNWNRTTNGASSKLPFGGMGKSGNDRSSAHFAVNYCTVPVSCLEDLNPYETGQDMPGMNYEFSP
- a CDS encoding arginine N-succinyltransferase, which encodes MNFVVRVANQDDLAALFELASQFTLLNLPADKKILAKKIENSQLSFRGKKKIADAEYIFVAEDLENNFISASSLIVAKTGTPTSPNYSFQVLKKERFSQELGIGFIHQILRLRVNTDGATEVGGLVVDRSYRRRPEKVGKIVSLTRFAYIAMCPDRFETELHSEMAPPLTDEGRSEFWESLGRRFTGMPYKEADLLSQQNNNFIHSLFPEEDIYLCLLDSRARLVLGRVGEETQAALHMLEKLGFKYKNEVDPFDGGPHLGVKVSEVSLIRNGKMALVGKKKRVLFDKIGVVGFGKGHDFRGGFSSYSQQGDAVYFPDKTWSALKLRLGAEIFVSPV
- a CDS encoding M20/M25/M40 family metallo-hydrolase gives rise to the protein MSFIQCCRHLISLDTSPAGDVRAAVDYLAEVGKDLGFRADIQMESLGGVEQANLLLFPRGGPPRDKLMLQTHLDTVDPGIYSMWTKTGANPFNASIYNRELFGLGSADTKLDFLCKMFATGELCGRDLKRSFVLVGTYGAQSAMAGAIRLIRKRKVAVKYALVGEPTGLRLMGSGQGLAVVEVRVPFSAEERKYRLDHDTFESSSSQSKIFSGKAAHSTVPHLGESAIVKMFQFLEYLPEGIAIMELDGGLNYNSIPANAYLEFDLVGGLRNSVVNKIMKIWSVVKELNEEFLMYKDEGFAYPYPSLNIGAIRTSEVGILITGSCRLLPSVSQDVYDRWISQLRLMCEQVGAEFILRDYKAAFVAPLKSEFNSICHEALAAQGISEDFGKLSASTEASVFQRLGIECLVFGPGLSIGNSHAPNEFVSLDDLDVARRFYRGVVERFCL
- a CDS encoding aminotransferase class III-fold pyridoxal phosphate-dependent enzyme, with the protein product MLIGEGIQKSSRIKKMIQELVAEVRTTCSQVSHSKNSDPDLEVSYKNLVEEFGRYRGRELFYPYIGSGAGRGPYVELRDGSVKMDLINGIGIHLMGHSHPDLIEAALWGSLSDVTIQGNLQPNVEYGEISRKLVEIAGRKSRLKHAWVTTSGSMANENALKACRQKTSPARKILAFDAAFAGRTTMMAEITDNPSFKQGLPSYDEILRLPFYDKKNPASGTSALNILKSHIANNKKDICGFMFEPMQGEGGYNAAPREFFIPLFEECKREGIPIWADEVQTFCRTGQFFAFETLDIGDYIDVCTVAKTLQTGATLFTGDMNPKPGLIAGTFAGASVELRVGLKILEIMDTEGYMGPEGKVIKIHREFIGMLNRLNETSCKGKLQDAGGMGLMVAVTPLDGSKERVGDLLKRLYANGLIAFNCGRGPFRLRFLIPAIMTKEDIVNAGSIIEKSILEMN
- a CDS encoding tetratricopeptide repeat protein; this translates as MLIFLVTPGSILGSEAEINKDLSSLETYQAAIQSYQQGQIAKAQEQFFLSFEKSPDNTFVLYNLGLADYQLGKYGRALGAWRKALYLDPNFSLARRAIATANKEKGPIQSDALSSWEIIRKEVILKFSLNESLAAAAIMLLLGGIFLIRYSAQRRQAFKMELPLPPTPYLGILSSVFFFLFVTLTLFRAIDYFSPRATVISGHIDIRSGPSGDDASLFEILEGHEVIVKKVTGDWVQVAYPGGLTGWTEKSVLFHHSGKKPW
- a CDS encoding cyclic nucleotide-binding domain-containing protein; translation: MVNTLWDNIFKRSTQQNDIVRVLSRNFLFESLSPRELRFLKELVHLRSFHAGESIFKQGELGIGMYIVVSGSVDIFVSDLQQIEPEASSVHITRLGPDDFFGELSLVEDKGRRTATALACEETKLVGFFKPDLIEIAERNPSTGVQILFRLSEVLGRRLKETSDKVTRLRQEIQTFHEQTDQ
- a CDS encoding AI-2E family transporter, producing MKVANKTSIQLRRENITRLLFFLAAVGLVFLVLIIVENLLLSTVLAFVFSYLLSPLVNRLERRGVNRTLSVTLIFALVTLTLAVLLTALFPFISDQMTSFKSEISIYIEGIARLIKDSEAIFVKLSGTFFNIDISQKVELTLTSWTSSLFDDLPSILQKLFTTLLLAPFLTFFLLKDGRRFSKIILSLVPNNIFEMILNLYSQVNDQIGQFVRARLMESIFVGLLMWIGLFAIGARYASLLAAFAALTNLIPYVGPFIGAVPALVMAVINGESSLFFFLTIVVYLITQLVDMLFIIPLVVAKIVDLHPVTVILAIIVGAQLMGVLGMIISIPVASALKVTVTSVYVHLVGFRS
- the bamD gene encoding outer membrane protein assembly factor BamD produces the protein MMTKSGALVPILLVGIIFGCSSTDKISSDTPEGAYEIGQKFEKDERYEEAISQYQEVANKHPYNKLALDAKLRVADIHFKRENYIEAQTAYQMFKDFHPRHPRSDYVTYQLALSYFFQLPETIDRDLSIANKAILYFDEVVQSYSNGEFAPKAKDYKIKCLKMLADKELYIADFYFIRDQYGSALGRFEDLLEKYPALGYEPRALYGASVSAHHLKDNSKFLKYYKMLVSQHPNSTEAQRIERELGNDITK
- a CDS encoding tetratricopeptide repeat protein yields the protein MTLQNSDHDDLLVTAKEYFKINKYSAAEPILNQLILRGTKSADIFHMLGTIYYDQGKFNKAIRAFRRALEIEPSFTDASIGLSIILNDLGRYDEGRKVFEEAQVMLDRHRADSDPYINEKLAIKHDELGELYFRYNRIKEGLDQYYKALSLSSRKAELTMKIAECYVKLEDYGRAIKELNLIVRDFPAFSTARVRLGQLYYDSGQVPEGVAQWESVLQRDPSHTEATRLLRQAQSVELTNNSDLASQ
- the hpt gene encoding hypoxanthine phosphoribosyltransferase codes for the protein MKKLRERMIPFITAQEIDAMVSRLAEEIEGDYEKTELVMICPLRGSVLFVADLMRKIRLPQTIDFVHLTSPKGKGVKIVKDINIDITGRHVLIVEEIIDAGRTLSFLEQRLLASRPASVKIVALLDKPARRELPIKPDYVGRTIEDRFVVGYGMDSEDLGRNYRDIYIYAQ